CCGGAGAGAGGACCTCGTGCGTAAATCCCTGAAGGCGACCCTGTGGACCGTCGGCGCCCTCGTGGCCCTGCCCGTCCTGACGCTGGCGACCACGTCGATCGTCAACGTCGTCGCCACGAAGTCGGAGCTGGCCGCCATCACCTCGTACGGCGAGCTGGTACCCGTCGACGGGAGAGAGATGAACGTCGTCGTCAGCGGGTCCGGAGCGGACACGATCGTCCTGCTGCCGGGCCTCGGCACGGCGGCACCCGGCCTGGACTTCCAGCCGCTCATCGCCGAACTCGACGACACCCACCGTGTCGTCGCCGTCGAGCCGTTCGGCACCGGCCTCAGCGACCAGACCGACTCTCCCCGCACGGCGGAGAACATCGCGGGCGAGGTGCACGAGGCGCTGCGCCAGCTGGGCATCGACCGCTACGCGCTCATGGGGCACTCGATCTCGGGCATCTACGCCCTCGAGTACAGCCGGCTCTACGCGAGCGAGGTCACCGCGTTCATCGGGATCGACAGCAGCGTCCCCGACCAGCCCGGCGCGGACGACCCCACGCCGACCGACGGGCTCGTCGCCCTGCGCGACCTCGGTCTGCTCCGCGTGGCGACCGCGGTCGCCGGCGACACCTACGCGGGGCTGCCGTACGACGAGGCCACGAAAGAGCAGATGCGCCTCCTGACGACGAAGAACTCGACCGCACCGACCCTGCTCGACGAGATGGACCACACCGCGAGCAACTTCGCCTCGGTCAGCGGGCGGACGTTCCCGGCGGACCTGCCGGTCCTCCTCTTCGTGGTGCAGGACGGCGCCGACGACGACGGCTGGCTCGAGCTGCACGAGAGCCAGGCCGCGAGCGTCGACCGCGGCCAGGTCGTCGCGCTCGACGGAGACCACTACCTGCACCACACGCAGTCGACACGGATCGCCGACGACACCGACGAGTTCCTCGCCGGGTGAGGCAGCACGAGACGGTCGAGGTCACGGCGGGGTAACGAAGTCGATGCGTTCCAATCCTTTTCGGCGACGGTGGCGAACCCTGTACATCCCCACCGGGACCAACAGGGTCGAGGTCACGGCGGGGTAACGAAGTCGATGCGTTCCAATCCTTTTCGGCGACGGTGGCGAACCCTGTACATCCCCACCGGGACCAACAGACAAGGAGCTTCATCATGAACGCCTTCACCCGCAAGAACATCACCAAGACCACGCTCGGCCTCGTGGCCTCGGGCGCCCTCGTCTTCTCGCTCGCCGCCTGCTCGATGGACTCCGGTTCGTCCTCCGACACGTCGTCCTCGAGCTCGTCCTCCGCCGAGCCCAGCGCCGCGTCGACGCCCGCCGCGTCGATCGCCGACCTCAGCAACGGTGTCGACACCCAGGTCGCCGTCGACGCGTCCTTCGTCGAAGCCCTCACCAGCCTCGGCCTGACCCCCGGCGTCGTGGGCACCGCGACCTTCACCGACGGACATCAGCCCCGACGCCGCGTCGCTGCTGAACCAGACCTTCAAGACCGACGCCGTCCAGGACGAGATGCTCGTCGGCGTCGCGAAGATCACCGCCGCCACCGAATAACACCCCCGCCTGCCGGCCCCCGGGTCGGCAGGCCCCTCGGGTCGTCTCCGTGGCGACGCACCGCCCTCACCTTTCGGCGAGGACCGGTCATCCCGGTGGTCCCCCTCCCGCACCCTTGCGGGAGGGGGTTTCCTCTGCCCTGACCCAACCGCCGACCGACGAACGGAACCCCGTGGTCCACCCCGCCTCAGCTCTCACTCCCCCGATGCTCCTCGGGCGCCTCCCGACCCATGCCGAAGCAGCCCCGGTCGAGGTGCACCTGCCGCGTTCACGGTTCCCCGTGGCGATCAGCTTCGAGTCGTCGGACACGTGGTCGATCGCCGAGCGCTTCGGCGAGCAGCTCGTCAGCCACGGACGACTCGCCTACCGGGCCGGGGCGTTCGTCGTCCGCACCGCGGCCGGCACGACCCGCTACGGCCACTCGTGGCAGGCCGCCGTCACGGCTCACCTCCTCCGCCGCGGCTGACGACGAGCCGTCCGTTCCTCTGTCGTCGTGCGACTCGGCCAGGGGGATGGCGTCTCCACGACGAGTTCGGCGACCTCGACGATCGCGTCGTCCGGCATGTCCGGGTAGTAGTTCTCCCGCAGCTGCTGCCCGAAGTGCCTCATGTCCGTTCCCTCGGGCTGCCGGGCCTGTTCTGCGGTGAGCTCGTCGAGTCGGTACCGTCGCACGGCGGTGACGTGCCCCGCGAGCGGAGCAGCGGTGGGATGGTCGTCGAACACGAACGTCGACGCGCCCACCCGGATCGACTCGCCCCACCGGACCGTGGTCACCTTCTCACCACGGACGATCGCGTCGTGGTGCTTCCGGTGGAAACGCACGAGCTGTCGAGCTTCATCAGTCACTCGACCAGCCTGCCCGACCCACGCGCACCCGGGTCAGCCCAGCGTCAGCTGTCCGTCGGCCTCGAGCCATTCGAGGCCCTCGACGACGGCCTGCACCGAGGTGTAGCGCGGGGCGTAGCCGAGAAGGCGGCGGGCCTTCTCGATGCTCATCGAGTGGCTGCGCGAGGCGTGTTGCCACGACGCGTCGCCGTGCTCGTCGGACGTCTGGTCTCGGAACTCGGCCCACGAGACGAACCGCAGCCGCGCCTCCTGACCGTGGTGCCGCGCGATCGCCTCGGCGAGCCCGCGCAAGGTGATCGCCCGCTCGCTGACGACGTGGAACGCCTCGCCGACCACCTGCGAGTGCCGTTCGGCGGCGAGCTGGAAGGCCTGCGCGACGTCGTCGGCGTGCACGTGATGGACGGTCTCGAGCCCGAGGCCCGGCATGGCGATCTCGCGCCCGGCGGCGAGGGCCTCCCAGACGGAGAGGTCGAGGTTGCCGACCGCGTTGATCATCGGCCAGCCCGGACCGGTGATGTGCCCCGGGTGCAACACGATGCTCTGCACTCCGCCCGGGCGCCGCGACTCGCGGAGCAGCAGCTCTTCGACGGCGGCCTTCTGCGTGCCGTACTCGCCGAACGGGGTGCGCTCGGCTTCTTCGGTGATCGGCACCTCGCGGGACGGGCCGTGCACCCAGACCGTGCCGCAGTGCACCAACACGGTGCCCGTGCCCTGCAGGGCGTCGACCATCTGGCGTGCCGACACGACCGTGAAGCAGATCATGTCGATCACGACGTCGGCCCCGAGCCCGGCGATCTCGCCCGCGAACGTGCCGTCGGCGTCGCCCGCCTCGCGATCGAGCAGGAGGCGCGTGACGCGTGACCACGCCGCGTGCGGTCGGTACGGCTCGGAGGCCCCGCGGCTGACGGCGACCACCTCGTGGCCGGCCTCGACGAGTCGCGGGACGAGGAAGCCACCCACATGGCCGGTGGACCCGATGACGACGATCTTCACGACGCCACCCCCGTCACGATCGAGAGGGCCTGGAGCGGACGGCGGGGACGGGGAGTGGCAGCGCTGCGCACGGCATCGGAGGACATGGCCCGACGCTACCCCGCGCCTCCGACACCGGCGTACCCCGCATGGGGGTCACCCGGCGTCCCCCCAAGTGCCCACTGTGCCCGGGCCCAGGATTCTTCAGACTTCCTATGAGGAGCACAGCGGCTCGTCGGATCACCGGGCACGGCCCGCGACGAGCCACCCGCTCCGCGCGTCCCATCCGGCACGCGCGACCCGACGAGGAGAACCATGACCTTCACCGACCCCCGCGCCCGCGGCACCCGCCGCCGCGTGACGACCGTCTGCCTCGCGGCGTCCCTGACCCTGGGACTCGTCGCCGTGGGCTCCGGCGCCGCCGTCGCCGCGCCTCCTGCGTCCGCACCGGCCGCACTAGGCAAGCCGGGCCCCGCCCCGACCCTGCCGGTCGTCGAGGGACCGGTGATGAACTACGTCGTCAACGCGACGAAGGCGAACCCGGGCGCGACCAAACAGGTCGAACGTGCGGTGGCCGCCTCCGGCGGCAGCGTCATCGCCGCGTACGCCGACCTCGGCGTGGTCGTGGCGCAGTCGAGCAACACGAACTTCTCCGCCTCGGTGCGCGGCGACAAGGCCGTCTCGTCGGCCGGAGCCACCCGCACCGCCGCGGTCGCCGCGACCGACCCGACCTACGGCGTCGGCACGACGGCCCCCGGCCCGGGCAAACCCGTCAGGCCCGGCCACCCGGGCGGTCCCGGCAAGCCCGGTGGCCCCGGACACCCCGGCAAGCCGAAGGCCGCGACCTCGCCCGAGCAGCGACTCGAAGAGGCCACGACCGTCGTCGCCGACCCCCTCGAGGCCCAGCAGTGGGACCTCACGGCGATCAAGGCCGACCAGGCCCACCAGGTCACCGACGGCAGCCGCGACGTGCTCGTGGCCGTGCTCGACTCGGGCATCGAGGGCGACCACCCCGACCTGCAGCCGAACATCGACGTGGCCGCCTCGGCGAGCTGCCTGACCGGGACGCCCGACTCGAGCTACGCGGCCTGGCAGCCCACGACGAGCGACCACGGCACCCACGTGGCCGGCACCATCGCCGCCGCCCGCAACGGCGTCGGCATCGTCGGCGTGGCCCCCGGCGTGACGATGTCGGCGGTGAAGGTCGTCAGCGACGACGGCTTCATCTACCCCGAGGCCGCCATCTGCGGCTTCATGCAGGCCGCCGCGACCGGCGCCGACATCACCAACAACAGCTACTACGTCGACCCGTGGCAGTTCTGGTGCGGCTCGGACGTCGACCAGGCGGCCGTGCTGACCGCCGTGGACCGCGCCGTCCAGTTCACGCAGAAGAAGGGCATCGTCAACGTGGCGGCGGCCGGCAACTCGTCGATCGACCTCGCGAACAAGACGGTCGACACCGCCAGCCCGAACGACACCACGCCGGTGTCCCGGCCGATCGACTCGCGCTGCCTCGACATCCCGACCGAGCTCGACGGCGTCGTCACCGTGTCGTCGACCACCTCGGCGGGGGCGAAGTCGAGCTTCTCGAACTACGGCGAAGGCGTCGTCGACGTCGCGGCCCCCGGCTCGGCGATCCTGTCGACCGTGACCGGCGGCGGCTACGGCACCAAGTCGGGCACGTCGATGGCCTCGCCCCACGTCGCCGGCGTGCTGGCGCTGCTGAAGTCCACCCACCCGCGCCTGAGCGGCACGGCCCTCACCGGTCTGCTCGAGCAGCAGGCGACGGACACCCCGTGCCCGACCGGCACGACGACCTGCACGGGCACCCCGGCCGACAACGGCTGGTTCGGTGAGGGGATCGTCGACGCCCTGGCGGCCGTCACGAAGTAGCGGGCAGCGCGAAGCGGGCACCACATGGTGAGCACCGCTTGGTGAGCACCGCGGAGCGAGCACCGCGCCCGACGGGGCGTCCGACCGGCCCCAGCGGCCCGGCGGGCGCCCCGTCCTCGCGCGGACGGGGCGTCCGTTCGCCTCTAGGCTGAGCGAGTCCCAATCGGAGGTTCGATGCACACCTGGCCCGGCAATCCCTACCCCCTCGGCGCGACCTACGACGGCAGCGGCACCAACTTCGCGATCTTCAGCGAAGCCGCCAGCAAGGTCGAGTTGTGTCTGTTCGACGACGACGGCACCGAGACGAGGGTCGAGTTCACCGAGGTCGACGCCTACGTCTGGCACGCCTACCTGCCCACCGTGCAGCCCGGCCAGCGCTACGGCTACCGCGTGCACGGCGAGTACGACCCCGCGAACGGCTCGCGCGCCAACCCGAACAAGCTGTTGCTCGACCCCTACGCCAAGGCCACCTGCGGCGAGATCGACTGGGACGAGGCGCTGTTCGCCTACACGTTCGGCGACCCCGACTCGCGCAACGACAAAGACAGCGGCCCGCACATGATGCTGGGCGTCGTCATCAACCCGTTCTTCGACTGGCAGGGCGACCGCGCCCCGAAGTACAGCTACGACGAGACCGTCATCTACGAGGCGCACGTCAAGGGCCTCACCGAGACGCACCCCGACATCCCCGAGGAAGAACGCGGCACGTACGCCGGCGTCGCGAACCCGGCGATCATCGACCACCTCAAGAAGCTCGGCATCACGACCCTCGAGCTGATGCCCGTGCACCAGTTCGTGCAGGACAACACGCTGCTCGAGAAGGGCCTCAGCAACTACTGGGGCTACAACACCATCGGGTTCTTCGCCCCGCACGCCGCCTACTCGGCCACCGGCGACATCGGCCAGCAGGTGCAGGAGTTCAAGACGATGGTGCGGGTGCTGCACGAAGCCGGCATCGAGGTCATCATCGACGTCGTCTACAACCACACGGCCGAGGGCAACCACCTGGGCCCGACCCTGTCGTTCAAGGGCATCGACAACGCCGCGTACTACCGGCTGATGGACGGCGACCAGCAGCACTACATGGACTACACGGGCACCGGGAACAGCCTGAACGTCCGTCACCCGCACTCGCTCCAGCTGATCATGGACAGCCTGCGCTACTGGGTCACCGAGATGCACGTCGACGGCTTCCGGTTCGACCTCGCGGCGTCGCTCGCCCGCGAGTTCTACGAGGTCGACCGCCTCTCGACCTTCTTCGAGCTCGTGCAGCAGGACCCGATCGTCTCGCAGGTCAAGCTGATCGCCGAGCCCTGGGACGTCGGCCCCGGCGGCTACCAGGTGGGCAACTTCCCGCCGCAGTGGACCGAGTGGAACGGCAAGTACCGCGACACCGTCCGCGACTTCTGGCGCGGCGAGCCCTCGACCCTCGGCGAGTTCGCCAGCCGCATCACCGGCTCGGCCGACCTGTACGAACGCGACGGACGCCGCCCGGTCGCGAGCATCAACTTCGTCACCGCGCACGACGGCTTCACGATGCGCGACCTCGTCAGCTACAACGACAAGCGCAACGACGCCAACGGCGAGGACGGCAACGACGGCGAGAGCCACAACCGTTCGTGGAACTCGGGCGTCGAGGGCGAGACCGACGACGGCGAGATCCGCGCCCTGCGCGAGCAGCGCCAGCGCAGCTTCCTCGCGACGCTGCTGCTCAGCCAGGGCGTGCCCATGCTGCTGCACGGCGACGAGCTCGGCCGCACCCAGGGCGGCAACAACAACACCTACGCCCAGGACAACCAGATCAGCTGGATCGACTGGCCCAACGCCGACCGCGACCTGATCGAGTTCGTCGCCGAGGTCATCAAGCTGCGTCACGACCACCCGACCTTCCGTCGCCAGCGGTACTTCAACGGCCGGCCCGTGACCCGTGGCGAGGGCGAGCCCCTGCCCGACATCGTCTGGCTGACGACCGAGGGCGACGCCATGCAAGAGGGCGAGTGGAACGAGTCCTACGCCAAGGCGATCGGCATGTTCCTCAACGGCAACGGCATCCGTGGCCGTGACGCCCGCGGTGGCCGCATCACCGACGTCAACTTCGTGCTGTACTTCAACGCCAGCGCCGAGACCGTCACGTTCGTCCTGCCGCCCGACGAGTACGCCCAGGGCTGGGAGGTCGTCGTCGACAGCACCGTGACCGCTCCCCCGCCGCCCGCGAGCGCCGCTCCCCGCACCCCGACGGCCACCCGAGCCGCCACCACCCCCCAACCGCCTTCGACCCCGCAGTCCCTCTCGGCCCTGCGGGCCGGCGACCGACTCCCCGTGGTGGGTCGCTCGCTCGTCGTCCTGCGTGCCACGGCCGAGGAAGAACTGTGACCCGACACGAACCGACCATGCACCCGCGCTCGACGTACCGACTCCAGGTGCGCGCCTCCTTCGATCTGGACGCGGCCGCCGACCTGGTGCCGTACCTGCGTGACCTCGGCGCCGACTGGGTCTACCTGTCGCCGATCCTCGCCGCCGAGCCGGGCAGCGACCACGGCTACGACGTCGTCGACCACAGTCAGGTCGACCCCGAGCGCGGCGGTGCCGAGGGCCTCGACGAGCTCTCGACGCGTGCCCACGCCGAGGGCCTCGGCGTGCTGGTCGACATCGTGCCGAACCACGTCGGCGTCGCGACCCCGAAGGCGAGCGTCTGGTGGTGGGACCTCCTGACCCACGGCCGCGCGTCCCGCTACGCCGACGCGTTCGACGTCGACTGGGCCGCGGGTGCCGACAAGGTCCTGCTGCCGGTGCTCGGCGAGCCCGCCGCGGCGGACGGCTCGATCGACGGCCTCACGGTCGACGGCGACGAGCTGCACTACTACGACAACGTCTACCCGATCGCCCCGGGCACGAGCTCTCCCGGCGACGACGCCGCCACGGTGCACTCGCGCCAGCACTACGAGCTGGTGCACTGGAAGCGGGCCGACACCGACCTCAACTACCGTCGCTTCTTCGCGGTCAACACCCTCGCGGGCATCCGCGTCGAACACCAGGGGGTCTTCGCCGAGTCGCACGCCGAGATCGGCCGCTGGTTCTCTGAGGGCCTCGTCGACGGCCTGCGCGTCGACCACCCGGACGGCCTCGCCGACCCCAAGGGCTACCTCGACCTGCTCGCCGCCCTGACCGGCGACGCGCACGTGCTCGTCGAGAAGATCCTCGAGGGCGACGAGCGCCTGCCCGAGGACTGGGCGACCGCCGGCACGACGGGTTACGACGCCCTGGCCGACCTCGACCGCCTCTTCGTCGACCCGAGCGGGGCACCCGCCCTCGACGCCCTCGACGCGCGACTGCGCCGAGCCCGCGGGGTCGACGCCGACGAGCACGCCGCCGGGGCCGACGAGACGACCGGCGACGAGCCCGTCGACTGGCACGAGATGATCCTCGGCACGAAGCGCGGCATCGCCGACGGCATCCTGGGCAGCGAGATCAACCGCCTCGCCCGGCTGATCGCCGAGGGCGGCACCGTCGACCCGGCGGTCGTGGACGCGCTGGCCGAGCTGGCCGCGGCCTTCCCGGTGTACCGCAGCTACCTGCCGCAGGGTGCCGAGTGGCTGACCGAGGCCGCCGAGGTCGCCACGACCCACCGCCCCGACCTCGCCGACGCCGTCGCGGGCGTCGTCACCGTGCTGCGCGACGAGTCGCACCCCGCCTCGGTGCGCTTCCAGCAGACGAGCGGCATGGTCATGGCCAAGGGCGTGGAGGACACCGCCTTCTACCGCTACAGCCGCCTGGCGACGCTGACCGAGGTGGGCGCCGACCCGAGCGAGTTCTCGCTGACGCCCGACGAGTTCCACGCGCGTCAGCAGGTCCGCCTGGCCGAGCGCCCGTTCGGCATGACGACCCTGTCCACGCACGACACGAAGCGCAGCGCCGACGTGCGCGCCCGCATCTCGGTGCTGGCCGAGGTCGCCACCGAGTGGGCGGCGACCCTCGAGCGCCTGCGCGAGCTCGCCCCGGTCGGCGACGGCCCGTTCGAGAACATCCTCTGGCAGACGATCGTCGGCTCGTGGCCCGCGTCGCGCGAGCGCCTGCACGCCTACGCCGAGAAGGCGTCCCGCGAGGCGAGCACGTCGACCACGTGGACCGACCGCACCGACGAGGCCGAGGCCTTCGAAGGGCGGATGCACGCCGCGGTCGACGCCGCCTTCGACGACGACGAGGTGCGTCACGAGGTCGAGCGCATCGTCGACGTCCTCCGCGCACCCGGCTACAGCAACTCGCTCGGCGTGGCGCTGATGCAGCTCACCGGCCCCGGCAGCCCCGACGTCTACCAGGGCGGCGAGCTGTGGGACTTCTCGCTCGTCGACCCCGACAACCGACGCGAGGTCGACTTCGGGCTGCGCCGGCGCCTCCTGGACGAGGTCCGCGGCGGTGCGACGCCGGCGATCGACGACACCGGTGCCGCCAAGCTCGTCGTGACGCACCACGCCCTGACGCTGCGCCGCGACCGCCCCGACCTGTTCACGCGGTACGCCGCGCTGCCGGTCTTCGGTGAGCAGGCCGCGTCGGCGGTCGCCGTCGACCGCGGCGGGGCGCTCGCGATCGCGACCCGTCTGCCCGTCGCGCTCGAGCAGGCCGGCGGCTGGGACGACACCGTCGTCCTGACCGCAGGAGGCGCGTATCGCGACGTGCTCACCGGCCGTCGGCACGAGGGCGGTCGCCTCCGCCTGGCCGACGTGCTCGACACGTACCCCGTCGCCCTGCTGATCCCCGCAGAGGACTGACCCCGTCGGGTCGCGCCGTGTCGCGCCCGACTACCGTCGCCCCCGGCGAGACGTCACGACATGCCCCTCACCTCCTGATGTGAGCGGCATGTCGTGCCTTCTCGACCTCCCCTCCCCCGCCCCTTCCGAACCCGAGGAGACCGATGAGCGTCTACGACGTCTGGGCCCCGAACGCGACCACCGTGCACCTGCACCTCGACGGCGACCTGCTGCCGCTGACGGCCGAGCCCGACACGGGCTGGTGGCGCGCCCCCGCCGACCTCGATCGGGGCCCGGGTCACCGCTACGGCTTCGTGCTCGACGGCGGCGACTCCCCCGAGGGCGAGACGCCACTGCCCGACCCCCGCTCGCGGCGCCAGCCCGACGGTGTCCACGGGCTCAGCGAGACCTACGACCCGAGCGCCTTCGCGTGGACCGACGACGCGTGGACCGGCCGCCAGCTGGCCGGCTCGGTCGTCTACGAGCTGCACGTCGGCACCTTCACGCCCGGAGGCACGCTCGACTCGGCGATCGAGAAGCTGCCGCACCTCGTCGACCTCGGCGTCGACCTGGTCGAGCTGTTGCCGGTCAACGGCGTCAACGGCCGCTGGAACTGGGGCTACGACGGCGTCGACTGGTTCACGGTGACCGACAACTACGGCGGCCCCGAGGCGTACCAGCGCTTCGTCGACGCCGCACACGCGGCCGGCCTCGGCGTCGTGCAGGACGTCGTCTACAACCACCTCGGTCCGTCGGGCAACTACCTGCCCCTGTTCGGCCCGTACCTGTCGAGCAAGCACGCCAACACCTGGGGCGACAACGTCAACCTCGACGATGACGGCGCCCACGAGGTGCGCGAGTTCATCCTCGACAACACGGCCATGTGGCTCGACGAGTACCACGTCGACGGTCTGCGCCTCGACGCGGTGCACGCGCTCAAGGACGACAGCGAGGTCCACCTGCTGCAGGAGCTGGCCGAGCGCACCGCGGCCCTCAGCAGCCACCTGCGCCGCCCGCTCTCGCTGATCGCCGAGAGCGACCTCAACGACCCGCGCCTCGTCACCCCGCGCGACGGCGGCGGCTTCGGCCCCGACCACCGCCAGGGCTACGGCCTCGACGCGCAGTGGAGCGACGACTTCCACCACGCCGTCCACGTCGCGCTGACCGGCGAGACGACGGGTTACTACGCCGACTTCGAGCCCCTCGGCGCCCTCGCCAAGGTGCTCACCAAGGGCTTCTTCCACGACGGCACCTGGTCGTCGTTCCGCGAGGCGACGCACGGCCACCCGGTCGACACCGAGCACATGCCGACCTGGCGCCTGGTCGTCGCCAACCAGAACCACGACCAGATCGGCAACCGGGCGATCGGCGACCGCCTGGCCGCGACGCTCGACGACGGGCAGCTGATCATCGCCGCCACGCTGACCCTGGCCGGCCCGTACACCCCGATGCTCTTCATGGGCGAGGAGTGGGGCGCCTCGACCCCGTGGCAGTTCTTCACCTCGCACCCCGAGCACGACCTCGGCGAGGCGACCGCGAAGGGCCGCATCGCCGAGTTCGCGAAGATGGGCTGGGACGAGTCGTCCGTGCCCGACCCGCAGGAGCCCTCGACCTTCGAGAACAGCAAGCTCGACTGGTCCGAGCTCGAGACCGGCCGCCACGCGGTGCTGCTCGACGCGTACCGCCGCCTCGGCGCCCTGCGCCGCAGCGAGCCCGCGCTCACCGACCCCCGCTTCGGCGAGACCGGCGTCGAGTACGACGGCGACGCCCGCTGGCTGGTGCTGACGCGTGGCGACCTGCGGATCGCGATCAACCTCGCCGACCAGGAGGCGCGGGTCGCGGTGAGCGCCGAGACCGTCCTGTTCGCCAGCGACGAGTCGATCGTCCCGGGTGCGAGCCTGCTGCTGCCGGCGCACTCGGTCGCGATCGTCCGCTGACGCGCGCGTCGGACGACGCGGGCACAGGTGACGCGCGCCCGGGGCTGACCACCCCGGGCGCGCGCGTGCCGCCTGCTGGCTAGCGCGTCGACACGTCGCCGCGGACGGGCCCGACCCGGTGCGAGGTGGCGCGGACGCTCGGCAGGCGACGGTGTCGCACGACCAGCTCGACGACGGCGCGGGACCGGCGACGCAGACCCCACAGGGTCACCTTGGTCAGCGACTCCCGGACGATCGAGCCGCTCATCTTCGACGCGCCGTGGATGCGCTCGGTGAACGTGATCGGGGTCTCGACGACCCGCAGGCCCGCCTGCAGCGCGCGCCAGAGCAGGTCGACCTGGAAGCAGTAGCCGCGCGACTCGACCCGGTCGAGGTCGATGCGGCGCAGCGCCGACGACCGGAACACCCGGAAGCCGCCGGTCGTGTCGGCCACCCGGATTCCCAGGGCGCCGCGCGTGTACCAGCTGCCGCCGCGGCTGAGCAGCTCCCGACGCAGCGGCCAGTTCTCGACGGCGCCGCCGGGCACCCACCGCGAGCCGAGCACGAGATCGTTCTCGCGCAGCAGCTCGAGCATGCCGGGCAGGTACTCGGGGTGGTGCGAGCCGTCGGCGTCCATCTCGACGAGGGCGTCGTAGCCGCGCTCGAGTCCCCAGGCGAAGCCGGCGAGGTAGGCGGCGCCGAGGCCGGCCTTCTCGGTGCGGTGCATCACGTGCACACGGGGGTCGCGGTCGGCGTAGGCGTCGGCCAGCTCCCCGGTGCCGTCGGGCGAGCCGTCGTCGACGACGAGCACGTCGACCGAGGCACCGGAGGCGAGGGTGCGCCCCACGATCCAGTCGAGGTTCTCGCGCTCGTTGAAGGTCGGGATGATGACGAGGGCGTCGTTCATGGTGGGGTCCTTTCCCGTCGGGTGGGAGTCGGAGGTGTCGGGTGTCGGGTGTCGGGTGTTCGGTGTTCGGTGTTCGGGGCGGGTCGGGGGCCCCGAGGTCAGGAGGCGCGGCGTGGGCCACCGGGGCGGCCGCCGGTCACGAGGTCACGAGGTCCGCGAACACGATCAGGTTGTCGACGTAGTGCCCGGTGGACCGGTCGAACGTGCCGTCGCAGGTGATGAGCCGCAGCCCGGGCGTCGGGCTCGCGCCGTAGACGTCGCTGGTCGGGAACGTCGCCTTCGGGGTGCGCTCGCTGCCGGTGACGCGGAAGGTCTCGACCGAGCCGGTGGACAGCGTGACCTGCACCTCGTCGCCGGGCACGAGCTTCGCCAGGTCGACGAAGACCGCTGGGCCCGAGCCCGAGTCGACGTGCCCGGCGATGACGGCCGGTCCGACCGCTCCGGGGACGACGCCGTCCTGGTACCAGCCGGCCGACTGCCACTCCTTCGGCGGGTCGAGCTCGCCCTGGGCCCCGAGCCCGAGGTCCTCGAGTCCGGAGTCGACGCCGATCGACGGGATCTGCACGCGGACGGGCGTCGCGTCCGCCGGCGGCGCAGTGTACGACGGGGCGGCAGGGTCCTGGAAGGCCCCGGCGGCGCCGCTCGCGGGGTCCGGCGTCGCGGTGGCCGACGGCGAGGCCGCGACCGAGGTGCCCGTGTCGTCGGGCCGGTCGGCGACGGCGGCCGCGGTCACCCCGCCGGCGACGAGCACCAGGGCGGCACCGACGGCGAGGGCGCCGGCGCGATGGCCGGCCACGAAGGTCGCGAGGCTCATCCGGCCACCGCCAGAGGTGAGCACGCGCCGAGGCTCGTGCCCTCGAGCTGCAGGGCGGCCAGCGCCGCCCAGGCGGTGCCGTAGTACGTCGGGGTCGACTGCGACAAGGCGTCGGCGGTGCGCAGGTCGGCGGCGGCCCGGTCGTGCTGGCCGTCGCTGGCCTCGGCCGCCGCGCGGGCGGCGTAGGCGAGCGGGCTCTGGTCCGAGCCCAGGGACTGCCCGCCGAGGTCGAGTTGCATCGGCAGCTCGTCGTACCGCTGCAGCACGGA
This genomic interval from Frigoribacterium sp. Leaf415 contains the following:
- a CDS encoding alpha/beta fold hydrolase, translating into MRKSLKATLWTVGALVALPVLTLATTSIVNVVATKSELAAITSYGELVPVDGREMNVVVSGSGADTIVLLPGLGTAAPGLDFQPLIAELDDTHRVVAVEPFGTGLSDQTDSPRTAENIAGEVHEALRQLGIDRYALMGHSISGIYALEYSRLYASEVTAFIGIDSSVPDQPGADDPTPTDGLVALRDLGLLRVATAVAGDTYAGLPYDEATKEQMRLLTTKNSTAPTLLDEMDHTASNFASVSGRTFPADLPVLLFVVQDGADDDGWLELHESQAASVDRGQVVALDGDHYLHHTQSTRIADDTDEFLAG
- a CDS encoding ASCH domain-containing protein → MTDEARQLVRFHRKHHDAIVRGEKVTTVRWGESIRVGASTFVFDDHPTAAPLAGHVTAVRRYRLDELTAEQARQPEGTDMRHFGQQLRENYYPDMPDDAIVEVAELVVETPSPWPSRTTTEERTARRQPRRRR
- a CDS encoding NAD-dependent epimerase/dehydratase family protein, which produces MKIVVIGSTGHVGGFLVPRLVEAGHEVVAVSRGASEPYRPHAAWSRVTRLLLDREAGDADGTFAGEIAGLGADVVIDMICFTVVSARQMVDALQGTGTVLVHCGTVWVHGPSREVPITEEAERTPFGEYGTQKAAVEELLLRESRRPGGVQSIVLHPGHITGPGWPMINAVGNLDLSVWEALAAGREIAMPGLGLETVHHVHADDVAQAFQLAAERHSQVVGEAFHVVSERAITLRGLAEAIARHHGQEARLRFVSWAEFRDQTSDEHGDASWQHASRSHSMSIEKARRLLGYAPRYTSVQAVVEGLEWLEADGQLTLG
- a CDS encoding S8 family serine peptidase; its protein translation is MTFTDPRARGTRRRVTTVCLAASLTLGLVAVGSGAAVAAPPASAPAALGKPGPAPTLPVVEGPVMNYVVNATKANPGATKQVERAVAASGGSVIAAYADLGVVVAQSSNTNFSASVRGDKAVSSAGATRTAAVAATDPTYGVGTTAPGPGKPVRPGHPGGPGKPGGPGHPGKPKAATSPEQRLEEATTVVADPLEAQQWDLTAIKADQAHQVTDGSRDVLVAVLDSGIEGDHPDLQPNIDVAASASCLTGTPDSSYAAWQPTTSDHGTHVAGTIAAARNGVGIVGVAPGVTMSAVKVVSDDGFIYPEAAICGFMQAAATGADITNNSYYVDPWQFWCGSDVDQAAVLTAVDRAVQFTQKKGIVNVAAAGNSSIDLANKTVDTASPNDTTPVSRPIDSRCLDIPTELDGVVTVSSTTSAGAKSSFSNYGEGVVDVAAPGSAILSTVTGGGYGTKSGTSMASPHVAGVLALLKSTHPRLSGTALTGLLEQQATDTPCPTGTTTCTGTPADNGWFGEGIVDALAAVTK